One genomic segment of Linepithema humile isolate Giens D197 chromosome 5, Lhum_UNIL_v1.0, whole genome shotgun sequence includes these proteins:
- the raskol gene encoding ras GTPase-activating protein raskol isoform X10, whose translation MSRKKVWNSIVRRKKKNHLDLNFRDESPPLGNVCELKSQSLPRGFPPQIIVQEIDDEGESKSRSLPRTARLERDRHVRDTSYEKACRRGSAPATPVLGARPLDVTPNRIVNFFSKRSFRSNPLKRTKSVTKLERQKQRGAGLRGCRSHESLLCGQAVTSMDLAAVTPLHPSLLGRPHCFQVTPSTGGPKYFSCRTAHERDQWLHSLRKSVQPDAEQTRRTDNSLQIWLLEAKGVPAKKRYFCEVCLDSTLYARTTAKLKADLCFWGEHFDFHHLPSVNTIQVNLYREADRKKKRDKNVLIGSVSIPVHNVTSRYLTEKWYPVVGDKGPLKEPPALRVKCRFQSVDILPVQVYQEFLEYLKTDYASLCEKLEPVIGVKAKEDIATALVAVMQREKKAPQFLADLVMMDIHRIDDERLTFRGNSLATKAMEAYLKLTGDRYLQETLGAVVRGAVEGGDCEVDPLKVASVAALHKQQQNLRNAVELAWSRILSSHTHFPLELRECFRIFRERLADLGREDIADNLISASIFLRFLCPAILSPSLFNITHEYPNEKAARNLTLVAKTLQTLANFTRFQGKENFMEFMNDLLEREAQSMKKFLQLISSPLPKDAPANNSLEFDGYIDLGKQLSLLHALLQESMTAIAPTSPSIPPSRLPEILDRISVALNQPGPSPVPTAHRYPNLQNNIFRYNDPTIANSNTNLSISATSTLSNHSTINGTIRDSNEVLQTNTLGHNSSRSPNVARAATLPRNAYMPTNGKLQLQISSDDYPLEPAAFVSRSPTPITRQHRPLGSNRSGPGYRLTASASLANVNHCQTHPTSPTRSESHNNLKDSNYNITTSPQNNQSNNGGIILQQQQQQQQQQQQQQQQQQQHRHNIARLQSLDIHDREDNYNHNNYNVSRSASRNHCHKEENANQTQQRNYNNVSKTTVNANVVVNPPTNLTLSINHQPNNNYNTSKANNASANGNLDELSDLLRYADDEVSESKSQKGSQISISQLSNVASSGYQSFAAYSQSSSPVDLSSNNANAHILNAAPLAFANPVYHMESNHARTGRRDSSSSEEREGSGGGGVDSVRGVDLSPSPPPKNNVRNHQRNGQNQWRQNNQAHRNNSEHAQDVCCTKLRRRLSLDSTRDLSDTSEEENCTTRRSKSRSHRSIDQYEVEMYEVERLQNSVDRLRMRTRLGATEDADLDLAPDNNMKSIISRLISVEEELRREQQKMSAALSYKQRVIDAQEQQIAALGAANSRLMSTNASLLSALSKQRYNAKTQASGEAAPLLQNIADIGELKSSSC comes from the exons ACACATCGTACGAGAAAGCTTGTCGAAGGGGTAGCGCACCCGCCACGCCTGTGCTCGGTGCGCGACCCTTGGATGTCACTCCGAACAGGATCGTC AACTTCTTCTCGAAACGATCGTTCCGATCAAACCCTCTGAAGAGGACAAAAAGCGTAACGAAGCTCGAGCGACAGAAGCAACGGGGCGCCGGTCTTCGGGGTTGTCGTTCGCACGAATCTCTGCTGTGCGGGCAGGCGGTGACCTCGATGGACCTCGCGGCGGTGACGCCGTTGCATCCCAGTCTCCTCGGCAGGCCTCATTGCTTCCAGGTCACGCCGAGCACCGGCGGACCCAAGTATTTCAGCTGCAGAACCGCTCACGAACGGGACCAGTGGTTGCACAG CTTAAGGAAATCCGTTCAGCCAGACGCAGAACAAACACGCCGAACAGACAACTCCCTGCAGATTTGGTTGCTGGAGGCGAAGGGAGTGCCCGCGAAGAAGCGATATTTTTGCGAGGTCTGTCTCGACAGCACTCTGTACGCGCGAACGACCGCCAAATTGAAAGCTGATTTGTGCTTCTGGGGCGAGCACTTTGACTTCCACCATTTGCCCTCCGTCAACACTATCCAGGTCAACTTGTACAGGGAAGCGGATAGGAAAAAGAAGAGGGACAAAAACGTTTTAATCG GTTCTGTCAGTATACCAGTACACAATGTGACGTCGCGTTATCTGACAGAGAAATGGTATCCCGTAGTAGGTGACAAGGGACCCCTCAAGGAGCCTCCTGCTTTAAGAGTAAAGTGTCGTTTCCAGTCAGTCGACATACTGCCGGTTCAAGTGTACCAAGAGTTTCTGGAGTATCTGAAGACCGATTATGCATCGCTATGCGAGAAACTAGAACCCGTTATTGGCGTCAAGGCGAAGGAAGACATTGCGACTGCCTTGGTGGCAGTGATGCAACGAGAGAAAAAGGCGCCGCAATTCCTCGCCGATCTCGTCATGATGGACATTCATCGAATAG atgACGAGAGACTCACTTTTCGAGGAAATTCATTAGCTACAAAGGCAATGGAAGCCTACTTGAAATTGACCGGAGACAGATATCTACAAGAAACTTTGGGAGCCGTTGTGAGAGGCGCGGTCGAAGGCGGCGATTGCGAAGTGGATCCACTCAAGGTCGCTTCCGTCGCCGCGTTACACAAACAGCAACAGAACCTTCGCAACGCAGTAGAACTGGCATGGAGCAGAATTCTGTCGAGCCACACTCATTTTCCGCTGGAGTTGCGCGAGTGTTTCCGTATCTTCCGCGAGCGTCTGGCCGATTTAGGCCGTGAGGATATCGCGGACAATCTCATTTCCGCGTCGATCTTTCTGAGATTCCTCTGCCCCGCCATTCTCAGTCCGTCTCTCTTCAACATTACGCACG AATATCCGAACGAGAAAGCGGCGAGGAATCTCACTTTGGTCGCAAAGACGCTCCAGACGCTTGCGAACTTCACGAGATTCCAGGGCAAGGAGAACTTCATGGAATTCATGAACGATCTACTCGAACGTGAAGCTCAATCTATGAAGAAATTCTTACAACTAATTAGC AGCCCACTGCCAAAGGACGCGCCAGCCAATAACTCCCTCGAGTTTGACGGTTACATAGATTTGGGCAAGCAGTTGTCTTTATTGCACGCTCTCTTGCAAGAAAGTATGACAGCGATAGCGCCGACTTCGCCGTCGATACCACCGTCGCGATTACCCGAGATCCTCGACAGGATCTCGGTGGCTTTGAATCAGCCAGGACCAAGTCCCGTGCCCACCGCGCATCGCTACCCGAATCTACAGAACAATATCTTCCGTTACAACGATCCGACGATCGCCAATAGCAATACGAATCTCTCCATCTCGGCTACGTCGACGCTGAGCAACCACAGTACGATAAATGGCACAATCAGAGACAGCAACGAGGTGCTGCAAACCAACACGTTGGGCCACAACAGCTCGCGCAGTCCAAATGTCGCCAGAGCAGCGACTCTACCGCGAAACGCTTATATGCCAACGAATGGCAAACTGCAGTTGCAAATCAGCTCGGACGATTATCCCCTGGAGCCGGCAGCATTCGTATCGCGCTCGCCGACACCGATCACGCGACAGCACAGACCGCTCGGGTCCAATCGTTCCGGACCGGGCTACAGACTGACGGCCAGTGCGAGCCTGGCGAACGTCAATCACTGCCAGACTCATCCGACGAGTCCCACGCGATCCGAAAGTCACAATAATCTGAAAGACTCGAACTACAACATCACCACGTCTCCGCAAAATAACCAGTCGAACAACGGTGGCATTATCttgcagcagcaacagcagcagcaacagcagcagcagcaacaacaacaacaacaacaacaacatcGACACAACATCGCGCGCCTACAGAGTCTCGACATCCACGATCGGGAGGATAATTACAATCACAACAATTACAACGTCTCGAGGTCAGCCAGTCGAAACCACTGCCACAAAGAGGAGAACGCCAATCAGACGCAGCAGCGTAACTACAACAACGTCTCGAAGACCACGGTGAACGCCAACGTGGTCGTTAATCCGCCCACGAATCTCACACTGTCCATCAATCATCAACCCAACAACAACTATAACACTTCCAAGGCTAACAATGCGTCTGCCAATGGCAATCTCGATGAGCTGTCCGATTTGTTAAGATACGCGGACGACGAGGTGTCGGAGTCCAAGTCGCAGAAGGGCTCGCAAATCTCCATCTCGCAACTGAGCAACGTGGCTTCCTCCGGCTATCAAAGCTTCGCCGCTTACAGTCAAAGTTCCAGCCCGGTGGATCTCAGCAGCAACAACGCCAACGCGCATATTCTCAATGCGGCACCGCTAGCATTCGCCAATCCTGTTTATCACATGGAGTCCAATCATGCGAGGACGGGCAGACGGGACAGCAGTAGCTCCGAAGAAAGAGAGGGcagtggtggcggcggcgtcgACAGCGTGAGAGGCGTTGACCTCAGCCCCTCACCACCGCCCAAAAACAATGTGCGAAATCATCAGAGAAACGGCCAGAATCAATGGCGACAGAATAACCAAGCCCACAGAAACAACTCGGAGCACGCGCAGGACGTCTGTTGCACGAAGCTTCGAAGGAGACTCTCTCTGGACTCCACAAGGGACCTGTCGGACACTAGCGAGGAAGAAAATTGCACCACCAGAAGGAGCAAGTCTCGCAGTCATCGAAGCATTGATCAG TACGAAGTGGAAATGTATGAAGTGGAGAGGCTGCAGAATAGCGTAGATCGGCTGCGAATGCGCACGCGATTAGGCGCCACCGAAGATGCCGATTTAGACCTCGCACCCGACAACAACATGAAGAGCATCATTTCCAG GTTAATCTCCGTGGAGGAGGAGCTACGTCGCGAGCAGCAGAAGATGTCGGCGGCGTTGTCGTACAAGCAGCGCGTGATTGACGCGCAGGAACAGCAAATAGCCGCTCTGGGCGCCGCGAATTCGCGTCTCATGTCGACGAACGCGAGCCTGCTGTCGGCGCTGAGTAAGCAACGCTACAATGCCAAGACTCAAGCGAGCGGTGAGGCCGCACCCCTGTTGCAGAATATCGCTGATATCGGTGAACTCAAGAGCTCGTCGTGCTAA
- the raskol gene encoding ras GTPase-activating protein raskol isoform X14, with translation MCVKPMEENEDDKVVSMIINYFSTRNFFSKRSFRSNPLKRTKSVTKLERQKQRGAGLRGCRSHESLLCGQAVTSMDLAAVTPLHPSLLGRPHCFQVTPSTGGPKYFSCRTAHERDQWLHSLRKSVQPDAEQTRRTDNSLQIWLLEAKGVPAKKRYFCEVCLDSTLYARTTAKLKADLCFWGEHFDFHHLPSVNTIQVNLYREADRKKKRDKNVLIGSVSIPVHNVTSRYLTEKWYPVVGDKGPLKEPPALRVKCRFQSVDILPVQVYQEFLEYLKTDYASLCEKLEPVIGVKAKEDIATALVAVMQREKKAPQFLADLVMMDIHRIDDERLTFRGNSLATKAMEAYLKLTGDRYLQETLGAVVRGAVEGGDCEVDPLKVASVAALHKQQQNLRNAVELAWSRILSSHTHFPLELRECFRIFRERLADLGREDIADNLISASIFLRFLCPAILSPSLFNITHEYPNEKAARNLTLVAKTLQTLANFTRFQGKENFMEFMNDLLEREAQSMKKFLQLISSPLPKDAPANNSLEFDGYIDLGKQLSLLHALLQESMTAIAPTSPSIPPSRLPEILDRISVALNQPGPSPVPTAHRYPNLQNNIFRYNDPTIANSNTNLSISATSTLSNHSTINGTIRDSNEVLQTNTLGHNSSRSPNVARAATLPRNAYMPTNGKLQLQISSDDYPLEPAAFVSRSPTPITRQHRPLGSNRSGPGYRLTASASLANVNHCQTHPTSPTRSESHNNLKDSNYNITTSPQNNQSNNGGIILQQQQQQQQQQQQQQQQQQQHRHNIARLQSLDIHDREDNYNHNNYNVSRSASRNHCHKEENANQTQQRNYNNVSKTTVNANVVVNPPTNLTLSINHQPNNNYNTSKANNASANGNLDELSDLLRYADDEVSESKSQKGSQISISQLSNVASSGYQSFAAYSQSSSPVDLSSNNANAHILNAAPLAFANPVYHMESNHARTGRRDSSSSEEREGSGGGGVDSVRGVDLSPSPPPKNNVRNHQRNGQNQWRQNNQAHRNNSEHAQDVCCTKLRRRLSLDSTRDLSDTSEEENCTTRRSKSRSHRSIDQYEVEMYEVERLQNSVDRLRMRTRLGATEDADLDLAPDNNMKSIISRLISVEEELRREQQKMSAALSYKQRVIDAQEQQIAALGAANSRLMSTNASLLSALSKQRYNAKTQASGEAAPLLQNIADIGELKSSSC, from the exons ATGTGCGTTAAGCCAATGGAGGAGAACGAAGACGACAAAGTTGTCAGCATGATCATCAACTACTTTAGCACGAGG AACTTCTTCTCGAAACGATCGTTCCGATCAAACCCTCTGAAGAGGACAAAAAGCGTAACGAAGCTCGAGCGACAGAAGCAACGGGGCGCCGGTCTTCGGGGTTGTCGTTCGCACGAATCTCTGCTGTGCGGGCAGGCGGTGACCTCGATGGACCTCGCGGCGGTGACGCCGTTGCATCCCAGTCTCCTCGGCAGGCCTCATTGCTTCCAGGTCACGCCGAGCACCGGCGGACCCAAGTATTTCAGCTGCAGAACCGCTCACGAACGGGACCAGTGGTTGCACAG CTTAAGGAAATCCGTTCAGCCAGACGCAGAACAAACACGCCGAACAGACAACTCCCTGCAGATTTGGTTGCTGGAGGCGAAGGGAGTGCCCGCGAAGAAGCGATATTTTTGCGAGGTCTGTCTCGACAGCACTCTGTACGCGCGAACGACCGCCAAATTGAAAGCTGATTTGTGCTTCTGGGGCGAGCACTTTGACTTCCACCATTTGCCCTCCGTCAACACTATCCAGGTCAACTTGTACAGGGAAGCGGATAGGAAAAAGAAGAGGGACAAAAACGTTTTAATCG GTTCTGTCAGTATACCAGTACACAATGTGACGTCGCGTTATCTGACAGAGAAATGGTATCCCGTAGTAGGTGACAAGGGACCCCTCAAGGAGCCTCCTGCTTTAAGAGTAAAGTGTCGTTTCCAGTCAGTCGACATACTGCCGGTTCAAGTGTACCAAGAGTTTCTGGAGTATCTGAAGACCGATTATGCATCGCTATGCGAGAAACTAGAACCCGTTATTGGCGTCAAGGCGAAGGAAGACATTGCGACTGCCTTGGTGGCAGTGATGCAACGAGAGAAAAAGGCGCCGCAATTCCTCGCCGATCTCGTCATGATGGACATTCATCGAATAG atgACGAGAGACTCACTTTTCGAGGAAATTCATTAGCTACAAAGGCAATGGAAGCCTACTTGAAATTGACCGGAGACAGATATCTACAAGAAACTTTGGGAGCCGTTGTGAGAGGCGCGGTCGAAGGCGGCGATTGCGAAGTGGATCCACTCAAGGTCGCTTCCGTCGCCGCGTTACACAAACAGCAACAGAACCTTCGCAACGCAGTAGAACTGGCATGGAGCAGAATTCTGTCGAGCCACACTCATTTTCCGCTGGAGTTGCGCGAGTGTTTCCGTATCTTCCGCGAGCGTCTGGCCGATTTAGGCCGTGAGGATATCGCGGACAATCTCATTTCCGCGTCGATCTTTCTGAGATTCCTCTGCCCCGCCATTCTCAGTCCGTCTCTCTTCAACATTACGCACG AATATCCGAACGAGAAAGCGGCGAGGAATCTCACTTTGGTCGCAAAGACGCTCCAGACGCTTGCGAACTTCACGAGATTCCAGGGCAAGGAGAACTTCATGGAATTCATGAACGATCTACTCGAACGTGAAGCTCAATCTATGAAGAAATTCTTACAACTAATTAGC AGCCCACTGCCAAAGGACGCGCCAGCCAATAACTCCCTCGAGTTTGACGGTTACATAGATTTGGGCAAGCAGTTGTCTTTATTGCACGCTCTCTTGCAAGAAAGTATGACAGCGATAGCGCCGACTTCGCCGTCGATACCACCGTCGCGATTACCCGAGATCCTCGACAGGATCTCGGTGGCTTTGAATCAGCCAGGACCAAGTCCCGTGCCCACCGCGCATCGCTACCCGAATCTACAGAACAATATCTTCCGTTACAACGATCCGACGATCGCCAATAGCAATACGAATCTCTCCATCTCGGCTACGTCGACGCTGAGCAACCACAGTACGATAAATGGCACAATCAGAGACAGCAACGAGGTGCTGCAAACCAACACGTTGGGCCACAACAGCTCGCGCAGTCCAAATGTCGCCAGAGCAGCGACTCTACCGCGAAACGCTTATATGCCAACGAATGGCAAACTGCAGTTGCAAATCAGCTCGGACGATTATCCCCTGGAGCCGGCAGCATTCGTATCGCGCTCGCCGACACCGATCACGCGACAGCACAGACCGCTCGGGTCCAATCGTTCCGGACCGGGCTACAGACTGACGGCCAGTGCGAGCCTGGCGAACGTCAATCACTGCCAGACTCATCCGACGAGTCCCACGCGATCCGAAAGTCACAATAATCTGAAAGACTCGAACTACAACATCACCACGTCTCCGCAAAATAACCAGTCGAACAACGGTGGCATTATCttgcagcagcaacagcagcagcaacagcagcagcagcaacaacaacaacaacaacaacaacatcGACACAACATCGCGCGCCTACAGAGTCTCGACATCCACGATCGGGAGGATAATTACAATCACAACAATTACAACGTCTCGAGGTCAGCCAGTCGAAACCACTGCCACAAAGAGGAGAACGCCAATCAGACGCAGCAGCGTAACTACAACAACGTCTCGAAGACCACGGTGAACGCCAACGTGGTCGTTAATCCGCCCACGAATCTCACACTGTCCATCAATCATCAACCCAACAACAACTATAACACTTCCAAGGCTAACAATGCGTCTGCCAATGGCAATCTCGATGAGCTGTCCGATTTGTTAAGATACGCGGACGACGAGGTGTCGGAGTCCAAGTCGCAGAAGGGCTCGCAAATCTCCATCTCGCAACTGAGCAACGTGGCTTCCTCCGGCTATCAAAGCTTCGCCGCTTACAGTCAAAGTTCCAGCCCGGTGGATCTCAGCAGCAACAACGCCAACGCGCATATTCTCAATGCGGCACCGCTAGCATTCGCCAATCCTGTTTATCACATGGAGTCCAATCATGCGAGGACGGGCAGACGGGACAGCAGTAGCTCCGAAGAAAGAGAGGGcagtggtggcggcggcgtcgACAGCGTGAGAGGCGTTGACCTCAGCCCCTCACCACCGCCCAAAAACAATGTGCGAAATCATCAGAGAAACGGCCAGAATCAATGGCGACAGAATAACCAAGCCCACAGAAACAACTCGGAGCACGCGCAGGACGTCTGTTGCACGAAGCTTCGAAGGAGACTCTCTCTGGACTCCACAAGGGACCTGTCGGACACTAGCGAGGAAGAAAATTGCACCACCAGAAGGAGCAAGTCTCGCAGTCATCGAAGCATTGATCAG TACGAAGTGGAAATGTATGAAGTGGAGAGGCTGCAGAATAGCGTAGATCGGCTGCGAATGCGCACGCGATTAGGCGCCACCGAAGATGCCGATTTAGACCTCGCACCCGACAACAACATGAAGAGCATCATTTCCAG GTTAATCTCCGTGGAGGAGGAGCTACGTCGCGAGCAGCAGAAGATGTCGGCGGCGTTGTCGTACAAGCAGCGCGTGATTGACGCGCAGGAACAGCAAATAGCCGCTCTGGGCGCCGCGAATTCGCGTCTCATGTCGACGAACGCGAGCCTGCTGTCGGCGCTGAGTAAGCAACGCTACAATGCCAAGACTCAAGCGAGCGGTGAGGCCGCACCCCTGTTGCAGAATATCGCTGATATCGGTGAACTCAAGAGCTCGTCGTGCTAA
- the raskol gene encoding ras GTPase-activating protein raskol isoform X9, which produces MSRKKVWNSIVRRKKKNHLDLNFRDESPPLGNVSPLLRRVTTLSRKGDQHRHTLDSELSSLHEHDKNHLFVECELKSQSLPRGFPPQIIVQEIDDEGESKSRSLPRTARLERDRHVRDTSYEKACRRGSAPATPVLGARPLDVTPNRIVNFFSKRSFRSNPLKRTKSVTKLERQKQRGAGLRGCRSHESLLCGQAVTSMDLAAVTPLHPSLLGRPHCFQVTPSTGGPKYFSCRTAHERDQWLHSLRKSVQPDAEQTRRTDNSLQIWLLEAKGVPAKKRYFCEVCLDSTLYARTTAKLKADLCFWGEHFDFHHLPSVNTIQVNLYREADRKKKRDKNVLIGSVSIPVHNVTSRYLTEKWYPVVGDKGPLKEPPALRVKCRFQSVDILPVQVYQEFLEYLKTDYASLCEKLEPVIGVKAKEDIATALVAVMQREKKAPQFLADLVMMDIHRIDDERLTFRGNSLATKAMEAYLKLTGDRYLQETLGAVVRGAVEGGDCEVDPLKVASVAALHKQQQNLRNAVELAWSRILSSHTHFPLELRECFRIFRERLADLGREDIADNLISASIFLRFLCPAILSPSLFNITHEYPNEKAARNLTLVAKTLQTLANFTRFQGKENFMEFMNDLLEREAQSMKKFLQLISSPLPKDAPANNSLEFDGYIDLGKQLSLLHALLQESMTAIAPTSPSIPPSRLPEILDRISVALNQPGPSPVPTAHRYPNLQNNIFRYNDPTIANSNTNLSISATSTLSNHSTINGTIRDSNEVLQTNTLGHNSSRSPNVARAATLPRNAYMPTNGKLQLQISSDDYPLEPAAFVSRSPTPITRQHRPLGSNRSGPGYRLTASASLANVNHCQTHPTSPTRSESHNNLKDSNYNITTSPQNNQSNNGGIILQQQQQQQQQQQQQQQQQQQHRHNIARLQSLDIHDREDNYNHNNYNVSRSASRNHCHKEENANQTQQRNYNNVSKTTVNANVVVNPPTNLTLSINHQPNNNYNTSKANNASANGNLDELSDLLRYADDEVSESKSQKGSQISISQLSNVASSGYQSFAAYSQSSSPVDLSSNNANAHILNAAPLAFANPVYHMESNHARTGRRDSSSSEEREGSGGGGVDSVRGVDLSPSPPPKNNVRNHQRNGQNQWRQNNQAHRNNSEHAQDVCCTKLRRRLSLDSTRDLSDTSEEENCTTRRSKSRSHRSIDQYEVEMYEVERLQNSVDRLRMRTRLGATEDADLDLAPDNNMKSIISRLISVEEELRREQQKMSAALSYKQRVIDAQEQQIAALGAANSRLMSTNASLLSALSKQRYNAKTQASGEAAPLLQNIADIGELKSSSC; this is translated from the exons ACACATCGTACGAGAAAGCTTGTCGAAGGGGTAGCGCACCCGCCACGCCTGTGCTCGGTGCGCGACCCTTGGATGTCACTCCGAACAGGATCGTC AACTTCTTCTCGAAACGATCGTTCCGATCAAACCCTCTGAAGAGGACAAAAAGCGTAACGAAGCTCGAGCGACAGAAGCAACGGGGCGCCGGTCTTCGGGGTTGTCGTTCGCACGAATCTCTGCTGTGCGGGCAGGCGGTGACCTCGATGGACCTCGCGGCGGTGACGCCGTTGCATCCCAGTCTCCTCGGCAGGCCTCATTGCTTCCAGGTCACGCCGAGCACCGGCGGACCCAAGTATTTCAGCTGCAGAACCGCTCACGAACGGGACCAGTGGTTGCACAG CTTAAGGAAATCCGTTCAGCCAGACGCAGAACAAACACGCCGAACAGACAACTCCCTGCAGATTTGGTTGCTGGAGGCGAAGGGAGTGCCCGCGAAGAAGCGATATTTTTGCGAGGTCTGTCTCGACAGCACTCTGTACGCGCGAACGACCGCCAAATTGAAAGCTGATTTGTGCTTCTGGGGCGAGCACTTTGACTTCCACCATTTGCCCTCCGTCAACACTATCCAGGTCAACTTGTACAGGGAAGCGGATAGGAAAAAGAAGAGGGACAAAAACGTTTTAATCG GTTCTGTCAGTATACCAGTACACAATGTGACGTCGCGTTATCTGACAGAGAAATGGTATCCCGTAGTAGGTGACAAGGGACCCCTCAAGGAGCCTCCTGCTTTAAGAGTAAAGTGTCGTTTCCAGTCAGTCGACATACTGCCGGTTCAAGTGTACCAAGAGTTTCTGGAGTATCTGAAGACCGATTATGCATCGCTATGCGAGAAACTAGAACCCGTTATTGGCGTCAAGGCGAAGGAAGACATTGCGACTGCCTTGGTGGCAGTGATGCAACGAGAGAAAAAGGCGCCGCAATTCCTCGCCGATCTCGTCATGATGGACATTCATCGAATAG atgACGAGAGACTCACTTTTCGAGGAAATTCATTAGCTACAAAGGCAATGGAAGCCTACTTGAAATTGACCGGAGACAGATATCTACAAGAAACTTTGGGAGCCGTTGTGAGAGGCGCGGTCGAAGGCGGCGATTGCGAAGTGGATCCACTCAAGGTCGCTTCCGTCGCCGCGTTACACAAACAGCAACAGAACCTTCGCAACGCAGTAGAACTGGCATGGAGCAGAATTCTGTCGAGCCACACTCATTTTCCGCTGGAGTTGCGCGAGTGTTTCCGTATCTTCCGCGAGCGTCTGGCCGATTTAGGCCGTGAGGATATCGCGGACAATCTCATTTCCGCGTCGATCTTTCTGAGATTCCTCTGCCCCGCCATTCTCAGTCCGTCTCTCTTCAACATTACGCACG AATATCCGAACGAGAAAGCGGCGAGGAATCTCACTTTGGTCGCAAAGACGCTCCAGACGCTTGCGAACTTCACGAGATTCCAGGGCAAGGAGAACTTCATGGAATTCATGAACGATCTACTCGAACGTGAAGCTCAATCTATGAAGAAATTCTTACAACTAATTAGC AGCCCACTGCCAAAGGACGCGCCAGCCAATAACTCCCTCGAGTTTGACGGTTACATAGATTTGGGCAAGCAGTTGTCTTTATTGCACGCTCTCTTGCAAGAAAGTATGACAGCGATAGCGCCGACTTCGCCGTCGATACCACCGTCGCGATTACCCGAGATCCTCGACAGGATCTCGGTGGCTTTGAATCAGCCAGGACCAAGTCCCGTGCCCACCGCGCATCGCTACCCGAATCTACAGAACAATATCTTCCGTTACAACGATCCGACGATCGCCAATAGCAATACGAATCTCTCCATCTCGGCTACGTCGACGCTGAGCAACCACAGTACGATAAATGGCACAATCAGAGACAGCAACGAGGTGCTGCAAACCAACACGTTGGGCCACAACAGCTCGCGCAGTCCAAATGTCGCCAGAGCAGCGACTCTACCGCGAAACGCTTATATGCCAACGAATGGCAAACTGCAGTTGCAAATCAGCTCGGACGATTATCCCCTGGAGCCGGCAGCATTCGTATCGCGCTCGCCGACACCGATCACGCGACAGCACAGACCGCTCGGGTCCAATCGTTCCGGACCGGGCTACAGACTGACGGCCAGTGCGAGCCTGGCGAACGTCAATCACTGCCAGACTCATCCGACGAGTCCCACGCGATCCGAAAGTCACAATAATCTGAAAGACTCGAACTACAACATCACCACGTCTCCGCAAAATAACCAGTCGAACAACGGTGGCATTATCttgcagcagcaacagcagcagcaacagcagcagcagcaacaacaacaacaacaacaacaacatcGACACAACATCGCGCGCCTACAGAGTCTCGACATCCACGATCGGGAGGATAATTACAATCACAACAATTACAACGTCTCGAGGTCAGCCAGTCGAAACCACTGCCACAAAGAGGAGAACGCCAATCAGACGCAGCAGCGTAACTACAACAACGTCTCGAAGACCACGGTGAACGCCAACGTGGTCGTTAATCCGCCCACGAATCTCACACTGTCCATCAATCATCAACCCAACAACAACTATAACACTTCCAAGGCTAACAATGCGTCTGCCAATGGCAATCTCGATGAGCTGTCCGATTTGTTAAGATACGCGGACGACGAGGTGTCGGAGTCCAAGTCGCAGAAGGGCTCGCAAATCTCCATCTCGCAACTGAGCAACGTGGCTTCCTCCGGCTATCAAAGCTTCGCCGCTTACAGTCAAAGTTCCAGCCCGGTGGATCTCAGCAGCAACAACGCCAACGCGCATATTCTCAATGCGGCACCGCTAGCATTCGCCAATCCTGTTTATCACATGGAGTCCAATCATGCGAGGACGGGCAGACGGGACAGCAGTAGCTCCGAAGAAAGAGAGGGcagtggtggcggcggcgtcgACAGCGTGAGAGGCGTTGACCTCAGCCCCTCACCACCGCCCAAAAACAATGTGCGAAATCATCAGAGAAACGGCCAGAATCAATGGCGACAGAATAACCAAGCCCACAGAAACAACTCGGAGCACGCGCAGGACGTCTGTTGCACGAAGCTTCGAAGGAGACTCTCTCTGGACTCCACAAGGGACCTGTCGGACACTAGCGAGGAAGAAAATTGCACCACCAGAAGGAGCAAGTCTCGCAGTCATCGAAGCATTGATCAG TACGAAGTGGAAATGTATGAAGTGGAGAGGCTGCAGAATAGCGTAGATCGGCTGCGAATGCGCACGCGATTAGGCGCCACCGAAGATGCCGATTTAGACCTCGCACCCGACAACAACATGAAGAGCATCATTTCCAG GTTAATCTCCGTGGAGGAGGAGCTACGTCGCGAGCAGCAGAAGATGTCGGCGGCGTTGTCGTACAAGCAGCGCGTGATTGACGCGCAGGAACAGCAAATAGCCGCTCTGGGCGCCGCGAATTCGCGTCTCATGTCGACGAACGCGAGCCTGCTGTCGGCGCTGAGTAAGCAACGCTACAATGCCAAGACTCAAGCGAGCGGTGAGGCCGCACCCCTGTTGCAGAATATCGCTGATATCGGTGAACTCAAGAGCTCGTCGTGCTAA